AATATCCAGGGGCTTGGTCGTTAAAGTAAGAATAGTAGAAATGAAAATAATATAAACGAAACGTAAAAAGATAAACAAGGCGTTCCATAAGCCTTCATCGGTAATGGCTAAAAAGCCCCATTGCCAGTAGACTTCCCCTGTCCGGGTAAAGAATAACTGCAAGGCTACCGTAATCAGGATCAAAAGAATCATCGGCTTAAGGCCCTTGAGAAAGATTTTTAAAGAAATCCCGGTCAGCCAGACAAAGGCCACTACTAAGAGGCCTAAGATCCCATAAGTCAGGCCATTATTGGCGAAAAAGATAAAGATCAGTAAGATGAACATAATGATCAATTTGGCCCGTGGATCCATCCGGTGGACCAGGGAATCCCCGTTCAAATACCGTCCCATAATAAATTTATTCTTCATCTTGAACCTCCCCTAGTTCAAAATAGTTAAGAATACTATCCGCGAGTTGGTCAACGGTTAGCGGATTGTCTTGGAGTTGAATTCCAGCTTGGTCAGCTAAAACCGCCTTAAATTCTAAACTATCAGGTAGTGACAGGCTATGGTCTCTGAGCCAGTCAGCGTCAGAAAAGATTTCCGCTGTTGAGCCTTGACGGACCACGGTTCCTTTATTCATCACGACAATATGATTAGCATATTGGGCCGCATCATTCATTTGATGGGTCACCAGGACCACCGTCAACTGACGTTCCTTATAGAGTCGGTAGAACATGGCCATCATGTCCCGGTGGCCTTTAGGATCCAAACCAGCCGTGGGTTCGTCCAAGACTAAGACCTTGGGCTCCATGGCAAGAATCCCAGCAATGGCTACCCGGCGCATTTGCCCACCCGATAAGTCAAAGGGAGATTGGTCATAAAGTTCGCTGGCCAGCCCGACCAAGTCAAGGGCTTCAATGGCTTTTTGACGGGCTTCTTCTTCACTGGCTCCGTAGTTTAAGGGGCCAAACATAACATCTTTAAGGACGGTTTCTTCAAAAAGTTGCGATTCAGGAAACTGAAAGACAATTCCTACTTGGCTGCGAATGCGCCGTAAGACTTCTCCCTTAGAGTTCTTGGTCACGGTATCCGGTCCAATCTGAACCGCCCCTTGGGTTGGCTTTAAGAGGCCATTAAGGTGTTTGATGGCAGTTGATTTACCACTCCCGGTATGACCAATAAAGGCCGTAAAACTTTGGTCGGGAATGGTTAAATTGACATCATGCAAAGACAAGGTTTCAAAGGGAGTCCCTGCCCCATAAGCATAACTTACGCCTTGGAATTCAATTTGCATAAGTAATCCACCAACCCTTCTTCAGTATAATAATCTTTTTCAAAGCTAAAACCGCGTTGGGCTAAGGCGTTTTTTAATTGGACACTAAAGGGCACGCCCAGTCCCATATCGATCAACTTATCCCCAT
The nucleotide sequence above comes from Aerococcus urinae. Encoded proteins:
- a CDS encoding energy-coupling factor transporter transmembrane component T family protein, producing MKNKFIMGRYLNGDSLVHRMDPRAKLIIMFILLIFIFFANNGLTYGILGLLVVAFVWLTGISLKIFLKGLKPMILLILITVALQLFFTRTGEVYWQWGFLAITDEGLWNALFIFLRFVYIIFISTILTLTTKPLDITDGLESLMKPLKNVLPVHEIALMLSIALRFVPTLLEETDKIMDAQWARGVDFSEGSLMSRIKAIIPILVPLFVSAFDRAYDLSIAMEARGYQGGEGRSKYRLLHWHKRDTMAIGLVACVCLAILIFRS
- a CDS encoding energy-coupling factor ABC transporter ATP-binding protein is translated as MQIEFQGVSYAYGAGTPFETLSLHDVNLTIPDQSFTAFIGHTGSGKSTAIKHLNGLLKPTQGAVQIGPDTVTKNSKGEVLRRIRSQVGIVFQFPESQLFEETVLKDVMFGPLNYGASEEEARQKAIEALDLVGLASELYDQSPFDLSGGQMRRVAIAGILAMEPKVLVLDEPTAGLDPKGHRDMMAMFYRLYKERQLTVVLVTHQMNDAAQYANHIVVMNKGTVVRQGSTAEIFSDADWLRDHSLSLPDSLEFKAVLADQAGIQLQDNPLTVDQLADSILNYFELGEVQDEE